The DNA sequence GGCGTTCGCCGACAACGTCGGTGATGGAATGCCCAACTTCGTGTACAACGTCGTTCCGGACGCGTACGACCACATCTTGGTAGCCTACGAGGGCGCCTGCACCCCCGACGCGGCGCTCCTGACGGCTTTGGGCACGCGCGCACGCGCAGTGAGACTGTCGTGAGTGTCGTCGTGTTCGCGGATCTCGATGACACGCTGTTCCAAACTCGCCGCAAACTGCGGGGGAACGAAGGGAACCTCACGCCCGCCACCGTCGATTCGACCGGCGAGCCCCACTCGTTCGCAACGCCTTCTCAAGTGGCGCTTTGGTCGTTGCTGGCTTCGAGCGGTGCCACGGTGATTCCCGTGACGGGGCGTGATTCGACGGCCATGGCCCGCGTGACGTTGCGCTTTTCGTCTTGGCGGGTACTTGACCACGGCGCGACCATCCTGAGGCCGGACGGCACCGTCGACGCAGCGTGGGCGGCCTTCGTGCGCGAGCAACTCGGAGCGTGCGCGGACATGCTCGAGCTCGTCACTCGGGAAGGCGAAGCGCTCGCGCACGAGCTCGAGTGCCGCGTGCGTCGTCACGACGTGCACGGCGTCCACTTCATGTCAGTGGCGAAGCATTCGACCGCCGATCCTTTTGCCCTCGCGAAGCTGCAAGATCGTTGGGAAGCGCGGGTGGACGGCACACCACTGCACGTTATCGCCAACGCCAACAACGTCACCGTGCTACCGCGAGCGCTCGGCAAAACCGAGGCGGTTTCGTACCTGCTCGAGCACCACTTCTCGGACGCCATCCTCACGCTCGGGCTGGGAGACAGCGTGAGCGATCTCGGATTCATGAACTTGTGCGACTTCGCGGTGACGCCGACGCGTGGTCAATTGTTGCGAGCCGTGACTTCCGTCCGCTTGCCGCAACGATGACGTTATCCGAAACGCCTTCTCTTCCCTTGAGGACGCTCATGATTGATTCGCTGTCCGACCTGCTCACCTCCACGTTTCACGCGTCCGACGTCACGGTTTTGTTACGTCCCGGCACTGTCGAACTTGTCGGGGTCGCCGAGAAGGAGGTGCTGTTGCGCTCGGGCCGCAGTTACGCGACGTTGCTCACGCCTGAAGAAGCGCCAAGCGACGTCCAAGTGAGCGCATACGAGCAAGCCCTTTCGCGAAACGCCGAACGGCTGGGCGAATTGCTCTCTTCCCTGTCGTCGACCTTGCTCGAACGCTATCCGGACGTTGTGTACGTCTCGCTGGCACGAGCAGGAACGCCGATCGGCTGCGTGTTGAGACGCCTCGCGCGCGCGAAGGGCCGCGAGGTCGCGCACTACACCCTGAGCATCATTCGAGGCGAAGGGCTGGATCTCGCAGCGTTGCGCCTCGTACGGGAACGTCATCCCACCGCTCACCTCGTCTTCATCGACGGATGGAGCGGAAAAGGCGCCATCGCCCGCACGCTCCGCGCGTCCATGCCAAAGGACGAGCGCTGGTCGCTCGCGTTGGTGAGCGATCCGGCGGGAGTCGCCGATCATCCCGCGACCTTCGCCGACCTGTTGCTGCCGCACGCGCTTCTCAACGCCACGGTCAGCGGGCTGTTGAGCCGTAGCTTCACGACGCTCCCAGGCAAGTTGCACGGTGCGCGGCTCGAGGTCGCGCTCGCTCCGCACGACCTCAGCCGCGCTTACATCGACACGCTCGAACACGTCGCGGTCCAAGCTCGCGTCGCGGTGTCGGCAATCGACGAGCAACGCCCGCTTTCAGCGCCGGGACTCGTCCTCGAAATCGCACGGTCACTCGGCGTCCGTGACGTCAACCTCGTGAAGCCGGGCGTGGGAGAAGCGACCCGGGTGTTTCTACGCCGCGAACCTGGCCACCTGCTGTTGAAGAACAAGGATCATCTCGACACGTTGCACCTCGTCAAGCTCGCTGAGCGACGCTCGGTTCCTATCACCGTTCGACCCGACTTGCCGTACCTGGCCGCCGCGTTCGTGCAGGCGGGAAGTGGCGCGTGACGACGGCGAGCGAACGACCGCTCGGCGCGAGCTTGTACGCGCCAGCCACCCGTGACGATCTCGTGGCTCTTGGTACGACGCGCTATCCGCTTTTGGACAGCCTGATTTACTGCACGGAAGACGCGGTGCGCGAGCAGGATGTGCCGATCGCGCTCGCCGCTTTGCGCGAAGCGCTTCCCCATCTCGCGTCCATGCCTGGCCCGGTACGATTCATTCGAGCGCGGAACTTGGACGTGCTCGAACACCTGCTTACCCTCGATCTGCGCGGCATCCAAGGCTTCGTGCTTCCAAAAATCCACGGCGGCAACTTGAGCGCGTACATGTCGAAGCTCGAGGATCGACCGGATCTACACGTCATGCTTACACTCGAAACGCGTGAGGCGTTGAACGAGCATGAGATGGTGCGGCTGCGCAACGTCATCTTCGAACACGGCTGGCACCAGCAGGTGCGCTGCCTGCGCATCGGCGGCAACGACTTGCTCAGCACGATCGGCCTGCGTCGTACGCCCGGCCGCACTTTGTACGAAGGCCCGCTGCAGCGAATCGTGAGCATGCTGGTCGCCGTGTTCAAACCCTACGGCTTCGCATTGTCGAGCCCGGTTTACGAAGTGTTCGACGACCTTGCTACGCTCGCGCGCGAAGTGCAACAAGATCTTGAATACGGCCTGAGCGGCAAGACGATCATTCACCCGGGGCAACTTGAAACCGTGCACCACGGTTACCGCGTTACCCAGGAAGAACTCGCCGAGGCGCACGCGATCCTCGATGAAAGCGCGCCTGCCGTGTTCAAGATGAACGGGCGAATGTGCGAACCGGCCACGCACGCGGCTTGGGCGCACGAAATCATCGAGCGAGCAAGGCACTTCGGCACGCTGTCTACCACGTCGAGTGAGGCTTTGCACTTCTGAAGCAGTTGTGATCTGTAACGAAGCCTCAACGAGTAGACTGATTCGCGAGAGTCCGACGTTGATTTCTCACTCCATACGAAACGTACTCTCAACATACTTTCCGGAGGTTCTCATGGCAGTTTCACTTAGCAAAGGTGGCAATGTCTCCCTCAGCAAGGCGGCTCCCGGGCTCAAGACCATCACGGTCGGCCTCGGCTGGGATCCACGCGCGACCGACGGACAAGAATTCGATTTGGACGGCAGCGTGTTTCTCCTCAACGCTCAAGGCAAAGTCGGAAGCGATAGCGACTTCATCTTCTACAACAACAAGAAGTCGGCCGACGGCAGCGTCGAGCACAGCGGCGACAACCGCTCGGGCGAAGGGGCGGGCGACGATGAAACCGTCATCGTGCGCCTTGATCAAGTGCCAGCAGGTGTCGACAAGATCGCCGTGTGCGTGACCATCCACGAAGCCGACGGCCGCAAGCAGAACTTCGGGCAAGTCTCCAAAGCGTACATTCGCGTCCTCAACGCCGACGGCGGCAGCGAAATTGCTCGATATGACCTCAGCGAGGACGCGAGCACCGACACGGCCATGATCTTCGGCGAAGTCTACCGAAACGGGAGCGAGTGGAAGTTCCGCGCCGTCGGCCAAGGGTACGCGGGCGGCCTAGAGCCCCTCGCCCGCAACTTCGGCGTCAACGTCTGATCGAGGCAACGCGTCTACCAGGCTGAAGGCCATCGAACGCCCGCCCCTGCACCGCGGGCGTTCGGCGCCCTGCCCGAAGGAGTCAACTTGCAAGCGTTTCAAACGGGACAAAAAGTGCCGTTACGGAATCTCACGTCTCGAACCGACCTCAGCATCAGCGTCCGCGTCACCGGCCCTGCCGCCGAGTACGACCTCATGCTGTTCGGACTGGACGAGGCTGGCCGACTGTCCGACGACCGCTACATGATTTTTTTCAACCAGCCGTCCTCGCCGGAGAACGCCTTACGCATGCAATCCGGAGCGCGCAACGAAAAGATCTTCTCGGTCGATCTTTCCCGCGTGCCCGCGCACATACGCCGGATGACGCTGGCATCCACGGTGGACGACGGCGCCTTCGCCGCGATCGACCACGCCGAGGTCACGGTGTCGAGCGCCGACGGTCCGCTCTTGACGTACCGCGTCACGGGCCGTGACTTTCAGCAGCAGAAGGCGATCATGCTCCTCGACGTGTACTTCAAGGACGTGTGGCGCGTTGCTGCCGTCGGGCAAGGGTTCAACGGGGGGCTCGCCGCCCTCGTGAAGCACTTCGGCGGTGAAGTCGCCGACACCCCGGTCGGACGACCCGCACCTCCACCTCCGCCGCCTCGACCGAGCACGCCTCCACCCGCGCCGCCCAGCGTGAGCTTGCAGAAAATCACGTTGGACAAGCAAGGCGCATCGACGAAGTTGTCGTTGCGCAAGGACGGTCAGAAAGACCCGATTCGTGTCAACCTCAATTGGGACCGTGGCGGTCCGTTGCGTGTCGGAGCGGACCTCGACCTCGGCTGCATGTACCTTTTGAACAATGGCGACCGAGGCGTGATTCAAGCGCTCGGCAACACCTTCGGCTCCGACCGCTTCGAGCCGTACATCATGCTCGACAAGGACGACCGCACCGGAGCCGCGAACGACGGCGAAAACCTCGTGATCTACCGACCCGACCTCATCCACACGGTCTTGATTTTCGCCTACATCTACGAAGGAACGAGCGACTTCACGAAAGTCAACGGACGACTGACGATGAAAGACCCTCGTGGCAATGAAATCACGGTGCGTCTCAGCAATCCCGATATGCGCCGTTTGTTCTGTGCGATCGCCTCGATCGAGAATGTCGGCGGCGAAATCAAAATCACGAAAGAGGAGCGGTACTTCGGCGGTCATCAAGACTGCGATGAATACTACGGCTTCGGCTTTCGCTGGACAGCGAGGAGCAAGTGAATCTATCCGCAGGGCAGCGGCTCCCGCTCGCCGAGCTGGGCGTGAGCGAACGCTTCGTCGTTACGGTGAACAGCTCGCTCGCGGGCACGGACTACAGCGCCTTCGGCTTGCAAGATGGCCGGCTCGCGGACGATCGGTACATGGTGTTCTACAACCAACCCGAAAGTCCCGACGGGGCGGTGCGCACGTCAGGTACGCGCTTCGACTTCGATCTTTCTCGGCTTGCCTCGAGCATCACGGAGATCGTTCTGACTGCGACGCATGACGACACGCCACTGTCGCGCGGCTCGCTCATCGTGAACCTGGGTGAGGCGAGCTTCGACGTTACAGGCGCGCTGCACGCGGAGAAAGCCGCGATGCTGCTTCGCTTTTACCGTCGCGGCGAGCAGTGGCGCGTCGAAGCCGTCGGTCAGGGCTTCGACGGCGGTCTCGCGGCCCTCGTGAAGCACTTCGGCGGGGAGGTCGCACAGGACGTACAGGACGTGCCTACACCTCCGTCGCCGCCAGTGAGTCTCGTCAAAGAGCGGCAGAAGGTCCTGCTCGACAAGGCCGCGCGCGAGCAACCTCAACTCGTCAGCTTGATCAAGACCGCCCAAGTCAGCCTCGAGAAGCGCGGCCTTGCCGACGCGCGCTACCGCGTGAAGCTCGTCCTCGACATCAGCGCCAGCATGATGAACGAGTACGCCTCGGGCGCCGTGCAAGCGCTCGCCGAACGCGCGCTCGCCCTCGCCGCTCGCCTTGACGACGATGGTGAAGTCGACGTGTACCTCTTCGGAATCCAGGCACACCGGAAAGGCAAACTCTCGCTCGACAACACGCGCGGCTTCGTGCAAGCCCTGCGCGTGCAATTCGAAGGCGGCACCCACTACGGCCCGGTCATGACCCTCGTGCGTGACGACGCCCGCGCTGAAGGCCGCGATCTGCCGACCCTGGTATTGTTCATCACCGACGGCGGCACGAGTAACCCGGCAAGCGTCATCAAGCAAATGCGTGACGCGGCGAACGAGCCGATCTTCTGGAAGTTCATGGGTATCGAGCAAGGCTACGTCAACTTCGATTTCCTCGAGAAGCTCGATGACCTGACGGGACGCCGCGTCGACAACGCGGACTTCTTCAAGGTAAAAGCTCCGATTCGTCTGCCCGACGCCGAACTGTTCGACTTGCTCGTCAACGAGCTCGATTCTTGGCAGCGCGACGCGCGACGCGCAGGCGTCTTGTAACGCGGTCTGCGAGTTCAGCCTGATCAAAGGAGCACTTATGGCCGTCAGTCTTTCGAAAGGTCAGCAAATCAGCCTCACCAAGACCGCAGGCCCGTCACTCACGCGGGTACGAATGGGACTCGGTTGGGACGGCATCATGAAGCGCGGTCTGTTCGGCTTCGGTGGCGGGCGCGTCGAGGTAGACCTCGACGCCAACGCCTTGATGTTCGACGCCGACGGACAACTTGTCGAGGCAGTGTGGTTTCGCGAGTTGCAAAACGCCAACGGCAGCGTACGTCACAGCGGCGACAACCGCACCGGTGCCGGCGACGGCGATGATGAGACCATCAGCGTGGACCTCACGCGCTTGCCACAGCACGTCACCACCTTGATCTTCTCGGTCAACAACTACTCCGGGCCGAACTTCAGCGAAGTCGAGAACGCGTACTGCCGCCTCGTCAACTTGGACGGCGACAAGGAGATCGCGCGCTACGACCTCGGCGCGCAAGGCAGCCACAGCGCGCTCATCATGGCGAGCCTCAGACGGCAAGGCAACGACTGGGTGATGACGGCCATCGGCCAGACGTCTCGCGGTCGCACCTTCCACGACAACCTGACGGACATTCGCCCGTACGTGTAACCGTCAAACGACCATCTTGCGGGTCTCACCGCATCTTTCTTCTTCGACAGGAGTTCCTCATGTCTCTTTCCCTGCAAAAAGGCGGCAACATCTCTCTCACGAAGCAAGACGCCTCGCTGACGCGCATCACCGTCGGTCTCGGTTGGGACCCGCGCAGCACGGACGGACAGCAATTCGACCTCGACGCGAGCGCGTTCCTGCTCACGGCGACGGGTCGGGTGCGCGGCGACCACGACTTCATCTTCTACAACCAGCTGCGCTCGCAAGACGGCAGCGTCGAGCACACGGGCGATAACCGCGATGGTCAAGGAGATGGAGACGACGAGGCGATCAGCATCGATCTCGCCAGCGTCCCGCACGACGTTGCAAAGATCGCCATTGCAGTGACGATCGACCAAGCGGACGCGCGCCGCCAGAACTTCGGGCAAGTCGGCGGCGCCTTCGTGCGCATCGTCAATCAAGCCAACGGGCAGGAAATGACGCGCTACGACCTCGGCGAGGACTTCAGCACCGAGACGGCGGTGATCTTCGCGGAGATCTACCGTCACGGCGGAGAGTGGAAGTTCCGCGCGGTCGGTCAAGGTTATCAAGGAGGCCTCGGTCCGCTCGCCCGTAATTACGGCGTGAACGTTTGAACTCCGAAGAAGGAACCGCGTTCAGCGCTGCCGTCCCGAGCGCCTTTGCACGCTGAAACAAGAGTTTGGTCTCGCGTTTCCCGTGTTCGCGCTGGCAATGGCTTTTTTGGTATGGCCTTTCGACCGGGGGGCTGCACACTGCTCCCGCGCTCGCATCTGGATCGCGACACGTGGGTCAACGACCCGAGGCGTTCGACGCTGGCCCGTCGTTCAAGATGCCGGCAGCGCGCGTTGAGTCAAAGGACTTCCTTCGCGCGGTCCATCAGCGTCTGCTCGGTCCACGTCCCGCTTCTCACGACCCGACCCGTGACGTCCACGCCACCCCACGTGATCTTCCAGCCGGTGCCGGGAGGTGGGCGCCGACTTCCCACCGCCTGACCGGGCACTTGGACGCGCTTGACGACGATTTCCCTGCCCTTGTGCGTATCTCGTAGCATGGGTATGAGCGTAGCGCGGCAACGCTGCACGCGGGATAAGAAAGAACTACGCGGCAGGCCAACGACAGGGCTTCTACACCCCGCCACGACTGTCGCTTAGCGAACGACAGCCGTGTGCTTCCTCGTCGGTTGTGCTCCCAGCACGCCACTTGCGCCGCGAACGTTCGACGGCGTGGGTACGGTGAGGCATGCACCGTCAACGCTCGGAGAAGGTCTGCTGGTGCAGGTCCTGAGGGCGCCGCGCGAAGAGCAAGCGCGGGACCAGGGCGTGGCGGGCAAGTTGTGGCGAGGCGGCGCGTACGTGGTTTCCACGGAGCTCGGCGCGCCGATTCCACTGGACAACCTCATGCAAGCGATGACGCACGTCGTCGAGTGGAGCGACCCGGAAGCGTTCGAACGCAACGTCGAGCACGTGCCGCGCGAAGCACTCGGGAACCTGCGAGCGATAGAGCGGGCACCGGACGCCGAGGCGTTGCCGCCTCGTTCGCCGCACGACTCGGGGCACACGTACGCGTCCTTGACCCTCAAGGGGGCGCCACGGGGACCCGGTGGTCGTCAGCAAGATCTGGGGCACAAGACGCCGAGCATCACGCTCGACACCTACCGTTTCGTGTTCGACGGCGAGAAGCGCGCACGCCGTGGACTTGTTCGAAGGCATGGCCTTGCCCCTGCCCGGATCGGCCGTCGAGGGCGGCGCGCGGCCTTCAAGTCTTCACGGCATGTCGAGCGCCTCGAGGATAGCGTGCGCGAGGTCGGCGACGTCCTGCGTGGTAGAGGCGCGCAACGCTTCGAAGCGGGCGCGTTCGGCGCGCACACCTCCGCGAAGTTCGGTCATCCAGTTGGGGCGGGTCACGCCGCGTCGATGCGTCGTGCACTGCGCGAAGCCAAGGAAGATGTCGAGCAGTTCGGCCGTGAGCGCGTGATCCTCGTGCGCGGCGGCGTGATCGAAGGCGCACACGAGGAACGGCAAGGCAGGCCAGGCGGCGCTCGAGACGTAGGCGCGTTGATGGCACAAGCTGCACCACAAGTCGTGCGCTGCGTCGAGGCGGTTCGTCGCGTCGGTGGCCCAGAGCGCTTGAAGGTAGAGGGGGATTTTCGTGGCGGGACCGTAGGCAGTGTCGAAGGACGGCCAGTCGATCGCGTTGAGCGTTTTTTGAAGGTTGGTGGTCATGCGGTTTCGTCCCGGGTCGTGCCTTCGGCTATTCCACCGCTACTACATCTCATGGCGTTTTTTCGAGGTGCGCTGCCGAGGGCATAAGCAAGAAAACCCCGTCTGAGACGCGGTTTTAAGGTTGGCTGGGGCACATGGATTCGAATCATGATCGACGCTTCCAAAGAGCGAGCCAAGCCGATTCCCCTCGATTGTATAAGGTTGGGAAAAGCCTCCCGGACGCGCTTTTTCTGCTACTCCAGATTACCTTAGACCCTTCGAGATCACACACGATTACGCGCTATTGCACCAGAACGCATCCGTGTTTTTCTTCGTCCAGCACCCCATAAAGCCCATCGACCCTGCAAGGAACAGGAAGGGACGACACGACCACAGCGAGGTCTTCCAAAGCGGCAACAACCCCTCGACCTCATCCTCGTACCCGCCAAGCGCACCGTGTACGACAAGCGACCTAGCTGTGCGATTAACAGCACGAAGGGCGTCTTTCCGACCTCCTTCCCATCGATGATGACGGCAGCGCCACCTCAGTCGGGCCGTGCTTATTCGCTCAGCGAAGGCGGTAAGAACGGACAGTTCGGCAGGTACGGTGGACAGATCGGGTCTTGGACGAAGCAGCTATCAGGCACGCATGTCATAGGTGGACTGGGCGGCGTAGGAGGTATAGGCGTTGACGCGCAAGAAGCGAGTGTCGCGGCGAGCACGATGAGCAAGGCACCAGCGGCGTGTGAAGGGATCGGCGGGCCGTCATCCTAACGAGCCGCCCGGCGTGCAGCCAAGTTAAGCCCGAGTACGCTCAGCGCTTCGTACCACGCGCTGCTGTGTCGCGCTTGACCGGCCATCCTCGGTCTTTGGTACGGCAACGCGCTTCAGGCGTTTGATCTCTTCGTGCTCGGGGGTCGAGCGAGCCTTGCGCTTGCCCGGAAAGGCGAGCGCGCCGTGCTTCTTGTCGGCAGTCACCCAGTTTTGCAGCGTGGAGCGACCCAGGCCGAGGTCTCGGGTGTTACCCTCCTGCCGGGCGAGCTCGACGGCGTTCTCCTTGAATTCTGCGTCGTACGTTTTTCGTGTTCACATGCCCAGCCTCTTTGTGATGATCGCCGTTCTTTTCGGCAACTCCGTACAGCGGGGGCAACTCCATGGCCGTGCGTGACCGCGTCGACAAGCCGGTCCTTTCGCGCATGCTCGACGCGCTTCCCCATCCGGTGCAGTTCGGCGCGGCGCTCGCCGAACTCACGCGGCTACTTGCGCCGCGTATGGTGAAGGTATGCTTCCGTACCGAATCGTGGTCGTCGGCGCGTCCGCCGGTGGCACGCAACCCCTCCTCGAACTCGCCGCGGCCCTTCCCGCTGACTTCTCCGGCAGC is a window from the Deinococcus yavapaiensis KR-236 genome containing:
- a CDS encoding VWA domain-containing protein; the protein is MNLSAGQRLPLAELGVSERFVVTVNSSLAGTDYSAFGLQDGRLADDRYMVFYNQPESPDGAVRTSGTRFDFDLSRLASSITEIVLTATHDDTPLSRGSLIVNLGEASFDVTGALHAEKAAMLLRFYRRGEQWRVEAVGQGFDGGLAALVKHFGGEVAQDVQDVPTPPSPPVSLVKERQKVLLDKAAREQPQLVSLIKTAQVSLEKRGLADARYRVKLVLDISASMMNEYASGAVQALAERALALAARLDDDGEVDVYLFGIQAHRKGKLSLDNTRGFVQALRVQFEGGTHYGPVMTLVRDDARAEGRDLPTLVLFITDGGTSNPASVIKQMRDAANEPIFWKFMGIEQGYVNFDFLEKLDDLTGRRVDNADFFKVKAPIRLPDAELFDLLVNELDSWQRDARRAGVL
- a CDS encoding cysteine protease StiP domain-containing protein; this encodes MIDSLSDLLTSTFHASDVTVLLRPGTVELVGVAEKEVLLRSGRSYATLLTPEEAPSDVQVSAYEQALSRNAERLGELLSSLSSTLLERYPDVVYVSLARAGTPIGCVLRRLARAKGREVAHYTLSIIRGEGLDLAALRLVRERHPTAHLVFIDGWSGKGAIARTLRASMPKDERWSLALVSDPAGVADHPATFADLLLPHALLNATVSGLLSRSFTTLPGKLHGARLEVALAPHDLSRAYIDTLEHVAVQARVAVSAIDEQRPLSAPGLVLEIARSLGVRDVNLVKPGVGEATRVFLRREPGHLLLKNKDHLDTLHLVKLAERRSVPITVRPDLPYLAAAFVQAGSGA
- a CDS encoding TerD family protein gives rise to the protein MAVSLSKGQQISLTKTAGPSLTRVRMGLGWDGIMKRGLFGFGGGRVEVDLDANALMFDADGQLVEAVWFRELQNANGSVRHSGDNRTGAGDGDDETISVDLTRLPQHVTTLIFSVNNYSGPNFSEVENAYCRLVNLDGDKEIARYDLGAQGSHSALIMASLRRQGNDWVMTAIGQTSRGRTFHDNLTDIRPYV
- a CDS encoding TerD family protein, with protein sequence MAVSLSKGGNVSLSKAAPGLKTITVGLGWDPRATDGQEFDLDGSVFLLNAQGKVGSDSDFIFYNNKKSADGSVEHSGDNRSGEGAGDDETVIVRLDQVPAGVDKIAVCVTIHEADGRKQNFGQVSKAYIRVLNADGGSEIARYDLSEDASTDTAMIFGEVYRNGSEWKFRAVGQGYAGGLEPLARNFGVNV
- a CDS encoding TerD family protein, producing MQAFQTGQKVPLRNLTSRTDLSISVRVTGPAAEYDLMLFGLDEAGRLSDDRYMIFFNQPSSPENALRMQSGARNEKIFSVDLSRVPAHIRRMTLASTVDDGAFAAIDHAEVTVSSADGPLLTYRVTGRDFQQQKAIMLLDVYFKDVWRVAAVGQGFNGGLAALVKHFGGEVADTPVGRPAPPPPPPRPSTPPPAPPSVSLQKITLDKQGASTKLSLRKDGQKDPIRVNLNWDRGGPLRVGADLDLGCMYLLNNGDRGVIQALGNTFGSDRFEPYIMLDKDDRTGAANDGENLVIYRPDLIHTVLIFAYIYEGTSDFTKVNGRLTMKDPRGNEITVRLSNPDMRRLFCAIASIENVGGEIKITKEERYFGGHQDCDEYYGFGFRWTARSK
- a CDS encoding aldolase/citrate lyase family protein gives rise to the protein MTTASERPLGASLYAPATRDDLVALGTTRYPLLDSLIYCTEDAVREQDVPIALAALREALPHLASMPGPVRFIRARNLDVLEHLLTLDLRGIQGFVLPKIHGGNLSAYMSKLEDRPDLHVMLTLETREALNEHEMVRLRNVIFEHGWHQQVRCLRIGGNDLLSTIGLRRTPGRTLYEGPLQRIVSMLVAVFKPYGFALSSPVYEVFDDLATLAREVQQDLEYGLSGKTIIHPGQLETVHHGYRVTQEELAEAHAILDESAPAVFKMNGRMCEPATHAAWAHEIIERARHFGTLSTTSSEALHF
- a CDS encoding TerD family protein; its protein translation is MSLSLQKGGNISLTKQDASLTRITVGLGWDPRSTDGQQFDLDASAFLLTATGRVRGDHDFIFYNQLRSQDGSVEHTGDNRDGQGDGDDEAISIDLASVPHDVAKIAIAVTIDQADARRQNFGQVGGAFVRIVNQANGQEMTRYDLGEDFSTETAVIFAEIYRHGGEWKFRAVGQGYQGGLGPLARNYGVNV